The Candidatus Eisenbacteria bacterium genome contains a region encoding:
- a CDS encoding biotin--[acetyl-CoA-carboxylase] ligase, which translates to MSDFDRAAFDAALRTRRLGRSLLVRDQAGSTNDLAWEALAQGLPDGATVVAEAQSQGRGREGRRWHMAPGKGLALSVLLHQGCDRRSFGVISLVAGLALARALEPLGLRADLKWPNDLLVRGRKLSGILAESRRLPGARNPDSTIEAAVIGVGVNVGERPEDFPEAIRERSTSLAIEGCDTTREAVAAGFLNALEPLWYELQEGSREAVLEAWRARAGFWGQPVVVRTAGGELSGIARDLNPEGALVLRLESGIEIPVFAGDLELPSLEAS; encoded by the coding sequence GCGCGATCAGGCCGGCTCGACCAACGATCTCGCCTGGGAGGCGCTCGCGCAGGGGCTGCCCGACGGCGCCACCGTGGTGGCCGAAGCGCAGTCGCAGGGGCGCGGCCGCGAAGGTCGGCGCTGGCACATGGCGCCCGGCAAGGGACTCGCACTCTCGGTGTTGCTGCACCAGGGTTGCGATCGTCGTTCGTTCGGCGTGATCTCGCTGGTGGCCGGGCTCGCGCTCGCGCGTGCGCTCGAACCGCTCGGACTGCGCGCCGATCTCAAGTGGCCGAACGACCTGCTCGTGCGCGGACGCAAGCTGTCCGGAATCCTGGCCGAGAGTCGGCGACTTCCCGGCGCGCGCAATCCCGACAGCACCATCGAAGCCGCGGTGATCGGAGTCGGCGTGAACGTCGGCGAGCGCCCCGAGGACTTCCCGGAGGCGATCCGCGAGCGCAGCACCTCGCTGGCGATCGAGGGTTGCGACACCACCCGTGAGGCGGTGGCCGCCGGGTTTCTGAACGCGCTCGAACCGCTGTGGTACGAGCTGCAGGAAGGAAGCCGCGAGGCGGTGCTCGAGGCATGGCGCGCGCGAGCGGGATTCTGGGGCCAGCCCGTCGTGGTGCGCACCGCAGGTGGTGAGCTGTCCGGCATCGCGCGCGACCTCAACCCCGAGGGTGCACTCGTCCTGCGGCTCGAGAGCGGAATCGAGATTCCGGTGTTCGCGGGCGATCTCGAACTGCCGTCCCTCGAGGCTTCGTGA